In one Alnus glutinosa chromosome 12, dhAlnGlut1.1, whole genome shotgun sequence genomic region, the following are encoded:
- the LOC133851658 gene encoding pentatricopeptide repeat-containing protein At3g18970, with amino-acid sequence MPFSPRLTCLSLLNLNKPKTTHHLKQIHAQLITNSLTSPSLLAKLIDQYCAVSSFPHAHLVLKHFGNPNLLLLNTLIRCTRPKHSILVFANWVSKEETLSFDDFTYIFVIGACARAPSLSTLWEGRQIHGRVLKRGVVSNILVQTTTIHFYASNKDVYSARRVFDEMAVRSNVTWNAMITGYCSQRERTKECARDALSLFRDMLADVCGLKPTDTTMVCILSAASQMGVLETGACVHGYIEKTVCVPENDVFIGTGLVDMYSKCGCLESALSVFRRMKDRNVLTWTAMATGLAIHGRGKEALELLDAMGAYGVKPNAVTFTSLLSACCHVGLVEEGLHLFDKMKSNFCVMPGMQHYGCMVDLLGRAGHLKEAYEFVMGMPIEPDAILWRSLLSACKVHGDVAMGEKVGKLLLQRQPEKSAVDVIVRSEDYVALSNVYASAERWEHVEIVREDMKIKKIENKPGCSSVQTMNNCLLDAL; translated from the coding sequence ATGCCCTTTTCCCCAAGACTCACTTGTCTCTCCCTCTTAAACCTCAACAAACCCAAAACCACCCACCACCTCAAACAAATTCATGCCCAGTTGATCACCAACAGCCTCACATCACCCTCTCTTTTGGCCAAACTCATCGACCAATACTGCGCCGTTTCATCCTTCCCACATGCCCATTTAGTGCTCAAACACTTCGGCAACCCAAACCTGTTACTCTTAAACACTTTAATCCGCTGTACTCGGCCTAAACACTCAATTCTTGTTTTTGCCAATTGGGTTTCAAAGGAAGAAACTTTATCATTCGATGATTTTACGTATATTTTCGTCATTGGGGCTTGCGCTAGAGCTCCTTCACTATCAACATTGTGGGAAGGGAGACAAATACATGGACGGGTTTTGAAACGCGGTGTTGTGTCAAATATTTTGGTGCAAACAACAACGATACATTTTTATGCGAGTAATAAGGATGTTTATTCCGCACGAagagtgtttgatgaaatggcGGTGAGAAGTAATGTTACTTGGAATGCGATGATTACTGGGTATTGTTCGCAAAGAGAAAGGACTAAGGAATGTGCTCGCGATGCATTGTCGTTGTTTCGGGACATGTTGGCCGATGTTTGCGGACTGAAACCGACTGATACCACAATGGTTTGCATTCTTTCCGCGGCTTCTCAAATGGGTGTGCTGGAAACTGGGGCTTGTGTTCATGGGTATATAGAGAAGACGGTTTGTGTTCCTGAAAATGACGTGTTTATTGGCACTGGTTTGGTTGATATGTATTCAAAATGTGGGTGCCTTGAGAGTGCTTTATCTGTTTTTAGGCGAATGAAAGACCGCAATGTATTGACTTGGACAGCAATGGCAACTGGACTAGCTATCCATGGGAGAGGAAAGGAAGCATTGGAGCTTTTGGATGCAATGGGGGCTTATGGTGTTAAGCCCAATGCAGTGACTTTTACTAGCCTGTTATCAGCCTGTTGCCATGTGGGGCTTGTTGAAGAAGGTCTTCATTTGTTTGATAAGATGAAGAGTAATTTTTGTGTCATGCCTGGAATGCAACACTATGGATGCATGGTTGATCTTCTTGGTCGTGCTGGACACTTGAAAGAGGCATATGAATTTGTAATGGGGATGCCGATTGAACCCGATGCCATATTGTGGAGGAGTTTGCTAAGTGCTTGCAAAGTTCATGGGGATGTTGCAATGGGTGAGAAGGTGGGGAAGCTTCTCCTCCAGCGACAGCCGGAGAAGAGTGCTGTGGATGTGATTGTTAGGAGTGAAGACTACGTAGCTTTGTCGAATGTTTATGCCTCAGCAGAAAGGTGGGAGCATGTGGAGATTGTGAGAGAGGACATGAAGATTAAGAAGATAGAGAACAAGCCTGGTTGTAGTTCAGTCCAAACCATGAACAATTGTCTATTGGATGCGTTGTAG